A window of Diospyros lotus cultivar Yz01 chromosome 14, ASM1463336v1, whole genome shotgun sequence contains these coding sequences:
- the LOC127790805 gene encoding peroxidase 21-like isoform X1 → MLYIRPKGSLCIPHTERRKLESNINMAVKQQHSSKGFIFLLSLLFLQLSSVKGDLQLNYYKESCPMAEEIIKEQVIKLYNKHGNTAVSWIRNLFHDCMVKSCDASILLETANGIVSEKTSERSFGMRNFKYINTIKEAVESQCPTTVSCADIVALSARDGFVLLGGPHIEMKTGRMDSKESYVSEVVDYIPNHNDTISLVLSRFQSIGIDVEGTVALLGAHSVGRVHCLNLINRLYPTVDPTLDPNYAVYLKGRCPSPVAHPEAVEYARNDGETPMVIDNMYFKHLLSHKGLLTVDQELASDPTTTHLVAKMAADNAYFYDQFSRALLLLSENNPLTSDQGEIRKDCRFVNKA, encoded by the exons ATGCTCTATATAAGACCTAAAGGTAGCTTGTGTATACCACACACAGAGAGAAGAAAGCTTGAAAGCAACATCAATATGGCAGTCAAGCAGCAACATTCTAGCAAAGGCTTCATCTTCCTCTTATCACTGCTATTCTTGCAGCTTTCTTCTG TGAAAGGGGATCTGCAGCTGAACTACTACAAGGAGAGCTGCCCAATGGCCGAAGAGATCATCAAAGAGCAAGTCATCAAGCTGTATAACAAACATGGCAACACAGCTGTTTCATGGATTAGAAACCTCTTCCATGACTGCATGGTCAAG TCCTGCGATGCGTCTATACTACTAGAGACAGCGAACGGCATCGTGTCAGAGAAAACTTCGGAGAGGAGCTTTGGAATGAGAAACTTCAAGTACATCAACACCATCAAAGAGGCCGTCGAGAGCCAGTGCCCCACCACTGTATCTTGTGCCGACATTGTTGCTCTTTCTGCTAGAGATGGCTTCGTTTTG CTTGGAGGGCCACATATTGAGATGAAGACTGGCCGAATGGATAGCAAAGAGAGCTATGTCTCGGAGGTGGTTGACTACATCCCCAACCACAATGACACCATCTCATTAGTCCTTTCTCGCTTTCAATCTATTGGCATTGATGTCGAAGGCACCGTAGCTCTCTTAG GGGCGCACTCGGTTGGCAGGGTCCATTGCCTCAACCTTATCAACAGGCTCTACCCAACAGTCGATCCAACCCTCGACCCTAACTATGCCGTTTACCTCAAAGGTCGGTGCCCATCGCCAGTGGCTCATCCAGAGGCCGTGGAGTATGCCCGGAATGACGGGGAGACGCCAATGGTGATTGACAACATGTACTTCAAACATTTGCTGAGCCACAAGGGGCTACTAACCGTGGATCAGGAGCTGGCCTCTGACCCTACAACCACTCATTTAGTTGCCAAGATGGCTGCCGACAATGCTTACTTCTACGACCAGTTTTCCAGGGCTTTGTTGCTCTTGTCCGAGAACAATCCCCTCACTAGTGACCAAGGAGAGATCAGAAAGGATTGTAGATTTGTCAACAAGGCTTAA
- the LOC127790805 gene encoding peroxidase 21-like isoform X2, whose protein sequence is MAVKQQHSSKGFIFLLSLLFLQLSSGDLQLNYYKESCPMAEEIIKEQVIKLYNKHGNTAVSWIRNLFHDCMVKSCDASILLETANGIVSEKTSERSFGMRNFKYINTIKEAVESQCPTTVSCADIVALSARDGFVLLGGPHIEMKTGRMDSKESYVSEVVDYIPNHNDTISLVLSRFQSIGIDVEGTVALLGAHSVGRVHCLNLINRLYPTVDPTLDPNYAVYLKGRCPSPVAHPEAVEYARNDGETPMVIDNMYFKHLLSHKGLLTVDQELASDPTTTHLVAKMAADNAYFYDQFSRALLLLSENNPLTSDQGEIRKDCRFVNKA, encoded by the exons ATGGCAGTCAAGCAGCAACATTCTAGCAAAGGCTTCATCTTCCTCTTATCACTGCTATTCTTGCAGCTTTCTTCTG GGGATCTGCAGCTGAACTACTACAAGGAGAGCTGCCCAATGGCCGAAGAGATCATCAAAGAGCAAGTCATCAAGCTGTATAACAAACATGGCAACACAGCTGTTTCATGGATTAGAAACCTCTTCCATGACTGCATGGTCAAG TCCTGCGATGCGTCTATACTACTAGAGACAGCGAACGGCATCGTGTCAGAGAAAACTTCGGAGAGGAGCTTTGGAATGAGAAACTTCAAGTACATCAACACCATCAAAGAGGCCGTCGAGAGCCAGTGCCCCACCACTGTATCTTGTGCCGACATTGTTGCTCTTTCTGCTAGAGATGGCTTCGTTTTG CTTGGAGGGCCACATATTGAGATGAAGACTGGCCGAATGGATAGCAAAGAGAGCTATGTCTCGGAGGTGGTTGACTACATCCCCAACCACAATGACACCATCTCATTAGTCCTTTCTCGCTTTCAATCTATTGGCATTGATGTCGAAGGCACCGTAGCTCTCTTAG GGGCGCACTCGGTTGGCAGGGTCCATTGCCTCAACCTTATCAACAGGCTCTACCCAACAGTCGATCCAACCCTCGACCCTAACTATGCCGTTTACCTCAAAGGTCGGTGCCCATCGCCAGTGGCTCATCCAGAGGCCGTGGAGTATGCCCGGAATGACGGGGAGACGCCAATGGTGATTGACAACATGTACTTCAAACATTTGCTGAGCCACAAGGGGCTACTAACCGTGGATCAGGAGCTGGCCTCTGACCCTACAACCACTCATTTAGTTGCCAAGATGGCTGCCGACAATGCTTACTTCTACGACCAGTTTTCCAGGGCTTTGTTGCTCTTGTCCGAGAACAATCCCCTCACTAGTGACCAAGGAGAGATCAGAAAGGATTGTAGATTTGTCAACAAGGCTTAA